A genome region from Alistipes dispar includes the following:
- a CDS encoding NAD-dependent epimerase/dehydratase family protein, protein MKRILIVGAGGQIGSELTVYLRKIYGGHNVVATDMRECKSLGEDGPFEVLNALDATAMASVVARHRIDTIFNLVALLSAVGERNPQMAWNVNMGALNNSLEVARQHHCALFTPSSIGAFGPSSPKDKTPQDTIMQPTTIYGVCKVTGELLGNYYHHKYGVDTRSVRFPGIISNVTLPGGGTTDYAVEIYYEAIRSGRFTCPVPADVYMDMIYMPDALRACVELMEADPSKLVHRNSFNIASMSFTPEIICAEIRKRMPAFEMTYDIDPVKREIAESWPNSLDDTCAREEWGWKPEWDLSRMTDDMLAHIRAKLAK, encoded by the coding sequence ATGAAACGTATTCTGATAGTAGGCGCCGGAGGCCAGATCGGTTCCGAGCTGACAGTTTATCTGCGCAAAATCTACGGCGGGCACAATGTGGTGGCCACCGACATGCGCGAGTGCAAGTCCCTGGGCGAGGACGGTCCCTTCGAGGTGCTGAATGCCCTCGATGCCACGGCGATGGCGTCGGTGGTGGCCCGTCACCGGATCGACACGATCTTCAACCTCGTGGCGCTGCTTTCGGCCGTGGGAGAGCGGAATCCCCAGATGGCCTGGAACGTCAATATGGGTGCGCTGAACAACTCGCTCGAGGTGGCGCGGCAGCACCACTGCGCGCTCTTCACCCCCTCGTCGATCGGCGCTTTCGGCCCCTCGTCGCCCAAGGACAAGACCCCGCAGGATACGATCATGCAGCCGACGACGATCTACGGGGTCTGCAAGGTCACGGGCGAGCTGCTGGGCAACTATTACCACCACAAGTACGGGGTCGATACCCGTTCGGTCCGCTTTCCGGGCATCATTTCGAACGTCACGCTGCCCGGCGGCGGCACGACCGACTACGCCGTGGAGATCTACTACGAGGCGATCCGCAGCGGCCGTTTCACCTGTCCCGTTCCCGCGGACGTCTATATGGACATGATCTACATGCCCGACGCCCTGCGCGCCTGCGTCGAGCTGATGGAGGCCGATCCCTCGAAACTCGTGCACCGCAACAGTTTCAATATCGCCTCGATGAGCTTCACGCCCGAGATCATCTGCGCCGAGATCCGGAAGCGGATGCCCGCGTTCGAGATGACCTACGACATCGACCCCGTGAAGCGGGAGATCGCCGAGAGCTGGCCCAATTCGCTGGACGACACCTGTGCCCGCGAGGAGTGGGGGTGGAAACCCGAATGGGACCTTTCGCGCATGACCGACGACATGCTGGCGCATATCCGCGCCAAGCTGGCGAAATAG
- a CDS encoding RagB/SusD family nutrient uptake outer membrane protein, which produces MLLRHIKLGLVALTALVGATSCLDKYPDSAIPEKDAMQTFADAEQHLIGIYGHLMNSALYSGYLTLLPDIQCDLAYAVEGNSNTYGDFWLWKIRPTDLLIQDVYAQLYAVIGACNFYLDRIDAVMARETSDANLETLDQYTGEVYAIRALCYSELLKCFCEAYDPATAEQQQGVVLRTKYFEKEPVRRASLYDSYKFVLDDLTRADELLDDAEDTPNNYYMSEAAVQAIRARVALYMQDWDAAIEYSSILLDDKKDTFHLASFQETAADGASTFDYMWAYDEGPEVIWRIGFTSTSYGGALGTVFLNFNRDYTYFYPDYVPAQWVLDAYEESDLRSTSYFADSESGITIGYANGLDWPLLVKYYGNRAIFIPQRIFQVSMPKPLRLAEQYLIRAEAYCRKASPDPARAQKDLEALRKTRFASGGTISLTGDWATDVKTFSEERVRELYMEGFRLQDLKRWGLGFERTPQSCTQDEGNDLKIEAGDPLFVWPIPQHELEAPGSEITPNESNK; this is translated from the coding sequence ATGTTATTACGACACATAAAACTCGGCCTCGTCGCCCTGACGGCGCTCGTCGGCGCGACCTCGTGTCTGGACAAATACCCCGACAGCGCCATTCCCGAAAAAGATGCCATGCAGACGTTCGCCGACGCCGAACAGCACCTGATCGGCATCTACGGACACCTGATGAACAGCGCTCTCTACAGCGGCTACCTCACGCTGCTGCCCGACATCCAGTGCGACCTGGCCTATGCCGTCGAAGGCAACTCGAACACCTACGGCGATTTCTGGCTCTGGAAGATCCGTCCCACGGACCTGCTCATTCAGGACGTTTACGCCCAGCTCTACGCCGTGATCGGCGCCTGCAATTTCTACCTCGACCGGATCGACGCGGTGATGGCCCGCGAGACCAGCGACGCCAACCTCGAAACGCTCGACCAGTACACGGGCGAGGTTTACGCCATCCGCGCGCTCTGCTATTCGGAGCTGCTCAAATGCTTCTGCGAGGCGTACGATCCCGCCACGGCCGAACAGCAGCAGGGCGTCGTGCTCCGCACGAAGTATTTCGAGAAGGAGCCCGTACGCCGCGCCTCCCTCTACGATTCCTACAAGTTCGTGCTCGACGACCTGACGCGCGCCGACGAGCTGCTCGACGACGCGGAGGACACGCCCAACAACTACTACATGTCCGAAGCCGCCGTGCAGGCCATCCGTGCCCGCGTGGCCCTCTACATGCAGGACTGGGACGCCGCCATCGAGTACTCGAGCATCCTGCTCGACGACAAGAAAGACACGTTCCACCTCGCCTCGTTCCAGGAGACCGCGGCCGACGGGGCCAGCACGTTCGACTACATGTGGGCTTACGACGAAGGACCGGAGGTGATCTGGCGCATCGGCTTCACCAGCACCTCCTACGGCGGCGCGCTGGGAACCGTGTTCCTCAACTTCAACCGCGACTACACCTACTTCTATCCCGACTACGTGCCGGCGCAGTGGGTGCTCGACGCCTACGAGGAGAGCGACCTGCGTTCGACCAGCTACTTCGCGGATTCGGAATCCGGCATCACGATCGGCTATGCCAACGGACTGGACTGGCCGCTGCTGGTGAAGTACTACGGCAACCGCGCGATCTTCATCCCGCAGCGCATCTTCCAGGTTTCCATGCCCAAGCCGCTGCGCCTGGCCGAGCAATACTTAATCCGCGCCGAAGCCTACTGCCGGAAGGCTTCGCCCGACCCGGCGCGGGCCCAAAAGGATCTGGAGGCGCTGCGCAAGACCCGTTTCGCATCCGGCGGCACGATTTCCCTCACGGGCGACTGGGCCACCGACGTGAAGACCTTCTCCGAGGAGCGCGTCCGCGAACTCTACATGGAAGGCTTCCGCCTGCAGGATCTCAAGCGCTGGGGGCTGGGCTTCGAGCGCACGCCGCAGTCCTGCACCCAGGACGAGGGCAACGACCTGAAGATCGAAGCCGGCGACCCGCTCTTCGTATGGCCGATTCCCCAGCACGAACTGGAGGCTCCGGGTTCGGAGATCACCCCCAACGAAAGCAACAAATAG
- a CDS encoding DUF4984 domain-containing protein — MKRIITFILATGLCAFLATGCQEEYTTYSDAEYVMFSDSVSLNMVLENQDYFTVPVASTTACDYDRTFGVEIVDQGSTAIEGVHYRLASNTVTIPAGKRTAYVQVHGYYDRIEPSDTLQFSLRLVMPEQLEWDLYKDRTRVRMLKGCTFHVEDFTGWCVVTSTFLQDYPGVENTSIQRLIRTERDPNDPNTVIMHSWLFSGYDVRIRFDTSDPAKPLTTMPEDQVMSDEMSVFGKINGDNKILVTDNANYYSFYDACAGNVKLWTQVYVKNMGTMVGTVGSYYNIMEWISDEEADRLEREEGMKKYE, encoded by the coding sequence ATGAAACGAATCATAACGTTCATTTTAGCGACGGGACTTTGCGCCTTCCTCGCAACGGGTTGCCAGGAGGAATACACGACCTATTCCGATGCGGAATACGTCATGTTCTCCGACTCCGTATCGCTCAACATGGTGCTGGAGAACCAGGACTATTTTACGGTTCCCGTCGCCTCGACCACGGCATGCGACTACGACCGCACGTTCGGCGTCGAGATCGTAGATCAGGGCAGCACGGCCATCGAAGGCGTGCACTACCGGCTGGCTTCCAACACGGTGACCATTCCGGCCGGCAAACGGACCGCCTACGTGCAGGTGCACGGCTATTACGACCGCATCGAACCTTCGGACACGTTGCAGTTCTCGCTCCGGCTGGTCATGCCCGAACAGCTCGAATGGGACCTCTACAAGGACCGGACCCGCGTCCGGATGCTGAAAGGATGCACGTTCCATGTCGAAGACTTCACCGGCTGGTGCGTCGTGACCTCGACCTTCCTGCAGGACTATCCCGGCGTGGAGAACACCAGCATCCAGCGCCTGATCCGCACGGAGCGGGATCCGAACGACCCGAACACGGTCATCATGCACAGCTGGCTCTTCTCGGGATACGACGTCCGGATACGGTTCGACACGAGCGATCCGGCCAAACCGCTGACGACGATGCCCGAGGACCAGGTGATGAGCGACGAGATGTCCGTGTTCGGCAAGATCAACGGCGACAACAAGATACTGGTCACCGACAACGCCAACTACTACTCCTTCTACGACGCGTGCGCGGGGAACGTCAAGCTCTGGACGCAGGTCTATGTCAAGAACATGGGCACGATGGTCGGCACGGTGGGTTCCTACTACAATATCATGGAGTGGATCAGCGACGAGGAAGCCGACCGCCTCGAGAGGGAGGAGGGCATGAAAAAATACGAATAA
- a CDS encoding cupin domain-containing protein has protein sequence MSDGKGPTAERIAASSSSWNGEPLPAYPAGRPLVSLLRILIPPHARLEEHFHPVVNAGVVLRGELTVVAGNGTERTFRPGEGIVEMVGTLHYGENRGDDEVELVMFYAGAEGVPLSVKSEP, from the coding sequence GTGTCGGACGGAAAGGGACCGACGGCGGAGCGCATCGCCGCATCGTCGTCGAGCTGGAACGGGGAGCCGTTGCCCGCCTACCCGGCGGGACGGCCCCTCGTGTCGCTTCTGCGCATCCTGATTCCGCCGCATGCGCGGCTGGAGGAGCATTTCCATCCGGTCGTCAATGCGGGGGTGGTGCTGCGGGGCGAGTTGACCGTGGTCGCCGGGAACGGGACGGAGCGGACGTTCCGCCCCGGGGAGGGGATCGTCGAAATGGTAGGGACTTTGCATTACGGCGAGAACCGGGGCGACGACGAGGTCGAACTGGTGATGTTTTATGCCGGGGCGGAGGGCGTGCCGCTGTCGGTGAAATCCGAACCCTGA
- a CDS encoding alpha/beta hydrolase translates to MKKSLKKSIGIVLAALVAVGGLLAGGSFYMLSYALRPDAVMAEKNASSYEYMYAEYPFLAEWADSLRSSGALRDTVIVGDGGERLHAVYAAAPEPTDRTAVIVHGYTDNAVRMLMIGYLYNHDLGCNILLPDLHYHGESEGRAIRMGWKDRLDVLRWMDIANGLFGGRTRMVVHGISMGAATTMMVSGEPQRPYVKCFVEDCGYTSVWDEFRKELREQFSLPAFPLLYTASWLCDLKYGWSFREASALRQVAKCELPMLFIHGDADDFVPTRMVYPLYEAKPGEKELWVVPGAAHAMSYRDNRAEYTRRVAEFVGRYVGDGPARAVRTD, encoded by the coding sequence ATGAAAAAGAGTCTGAAAAAGAGTATCGGGATCGTGCTCGCCGCGCTGGTCGCGGTCGGCGGCCTCCTTGCGGGTGGCAGTTTCTACATGCTCTCCTACGCCCTGCGTCCCGACGCGGTGATGGCCGAGAAGAATGCCTCCTCCTATGAATATATGTATGCCGAATATCCGTTTCTGGCGGAATGGGCCGACAGCCTCCGCAGTTCGGGGGCGCTGCGCGACACGGTGATCGTCGGCGACGGGGGCGAGCGGCTCCATGCCGTTTACGCCGCGGCGCCCGAACCGACCGACCGGACGGCGGTCATCGTCCACGGCTACACGGACAACGCCGTGCGGATGCTGATGATCGGCTACCTTTACAATCACGACCTGGGCTGCAATATCCTGCTGCCCGATCTCCATTACCACGGCGAGAGCGAGGGGCGGGCCATCCGCATGGGGTGGAAGGACCGTCTCGATGTGCTGCGGTGGATGGATATCGCCAACGGGCTTTTCGGAGGCCGTACACGGATGGTCGTGCACGGCATCTCGATGGGGGCCGCGACGACGATGATGGTCTCGGGCGAGCCGCAGCGGCCCTATGTGAAGTGTTTCGTGGAGGACTGCGGTTATACGAGCGTCTGGGACGAGTTCCGCAAGGAGCTCCGGGAGCAGTTCTCGCTGCCCGCCTTCCCGCTGCTCTACACGGCCAGTTGGTTGTGCGACCTGAAGTACGGCTGGTCGTTCCGCGAGGCTTCGGCGCTCCGGCAGGTGGCCAAATGCGAGCTGCCGATGCTCTTCATCCACGGCGATGCGGACGACTTCGTGCCGACGCGGATGGTCTATCCGCTCTACGAGGCCAAGCCGGGCGAGAAGGAGCTGTGGGTGGTTCCCGGTGCGGCGCACGCCATGTCCTACCGGGACAACCGCGCGGAATATACGCGGCGTGTCGCGGAGTTCGTCGGACGGTATGTCGGGGACGGTCCCGCACGGGCCGTGCGAACGGATTGA
- a CDS encoding SusC/RagA family TonB-linked outer membrane protein — protein MVTVSGVVTSAEDKQPLIGVNVISGSASGVSTLADGSYSIQVAPGTTLTFQYIGYKAVEYTVPDGRTQVTCNLEMQSDTQALEDVVVIAYGVRKKGTIAGSVSTVKAEKIETTPTAAFDQALQGQVPGLTVLSSSGEPSKSAELTIRGTNSINAGTDPLFVLDGIVISASDFNAINPADIESLSVLKDASSTSIYGARAANGVVVITTKRGRMADRPVINYRMQLGISQLAHGNWDLMNTAERIQYEKEIGLTEGKNYSLLSQTDVNWLDEVFSDNALLQNYELSVSGATEKTNYYVSGGYYDQEGIAPGSDFSRYSLRANIEQRAAKWLKVGTNTLLNYQQIELAQSGEYTVVTPISAARFMMPYWNPRRPDGSIASMEDGSWKGEGQNPLEWIENNPVHYKKYKVISSLFAEATPIEGLTIKSQFSADYSHSTGFGISYPEYYPNLGIGTAARNTSDGLTLSVTNTVNYRFRVHEDHSFNFLVGQEGIDYHYESFGVTTQGQNNDKLTSITTGTRATTWEDEPDDDYGFLSFFGRGEYNYADRYYADFSLRADASSRFGASNRWGVFWSAGFMWNMRNERFLENAREWLTNAQITISTGTSGNSSIPNYEHLALVKGGLEYVGTAGIAPYTQGNEELSWETTWTTNLGLHFGFWNRLTADLEFYHKKTSDMLMSVPQSYTNGGFGFRWDNIGAMVNRGVELNLTGTVISTRDFAWSLNANVSYNHNEITELYNGVREYEIASSDLKYVVGHSIGEFYMNRYAGVNPANGDALWYTKDGKLTNELRDEDKVMIGKSFIAPWQGGFGTNLSWKGIALSAQFSWIADRWVMNNDRYFDESNGRFASYNQSKRLLHRWKQPGDVTDIPRHGVYTEFDTRLLEDASFLRLKNLMLSYTFPRELLRKTRFISGVRIYAQAQNLLTFTNFSGLDPEGNGNTYAAEYPMTRQFTFGLDLTF, from the coding sequence CTGGTCACCGTTAGCGGTGTCGTAACCTCCGCAGAAGACAAGCAACCCCTGATCGGGGTAAACGTGATTTCCGGCTCGGCGAGCGGCGTCTCGACCCTCGCGGACGGAAGCTATTCCATTCAGGTCGCACCCGGGACCACGCTGACCTTCCAGTACATCGGTTACAAGGCCGTGGAGTACACGGTCCCCGACGGACGGACGCAGGTGACCTGCAACCTCGAAATGCAGAGCGATACGCAGGCGCTCGAGGACGTGGTGGTCATCGCCTACGGCGTGCGTAAAAAGGGAACCATCGCCGGATCGGTCTCGACCGTAAAGGCGGAAAAGATCGAGACCACGCCCACGGCCGCCTTCGACCAGGCGCTGCAAGGGCAGGTTCCGGGCCTCACGGTACTCTCCAGCTCGGGCGAGCCGAGCAAGTCGGCGGAGCTGACCATCCGCGGCACGAACTCGATCAACGCCGGCACGGACCCGCTCTTCGTCCTCGACGGCATCGTGATCTCGGCGTCGGATTTCAATGCGATCAATCCGGCCGACATCGAAAGCCTCTCCGTCCTCAAGGACGCCTCCTCGACCTCGATCTACGGCGCACGCGCCGCCAACGGCGTGGTGGTCATCACGACCAAACGCGGGCGCATGGCCGACCGTCCGGTCATCAACTACCGCATGCAGCTCGGTATCTCGCAGCTCGCCCACGGCAACTGGGACCTGATGAACACCGCCGAGCGCATCCAGTACGAAAAGGAGATCGGGCTGACCGAAGGCAAGAACTACTCCCTGCTGAGCCAGACCGACGTGAACTGGCTCGACGAGGTTTTCAGCGACAACGCCCTGCTCCAGAACTACGAACTCTCGGTCTCGGGAGCCACCGAAAAGACGAACTACTACGTTTCGGGAGGCTACTACGACCAGGAAGGCATCGCCCCCGGTTCGGACTTCAGCCGCTATTCGCTCCGCGCCAACATCGAACAGCGCGCCGCCAAGTGGCTCAAGGTGGGGACCAACACCCTGCTCAACTACCAGCAGATCGAACTGGCGCAGTCGGGCGAATACACGGTCGTGACGCCGATTTCGGCAGCCCGCTTCATGATGCCCTACTGGAATCCCCGCCGTCCGGACGGTTCGATCGCCTCGATGGAGGACGGCAGCTGGAAAGGCGAAGGCCAGAACCCGCTGGAGTGGATCGAGAACAACCCCGTGCACTACAAGAAGTACAAGGTCATCTCCTCGCTCTTCGCCGAGGCCACGCCAATCGAAGGACTGACGATCAAATCGCAGTTCAGCGCGGACTACTCCCACTCCACGGGCTTCGGAATCTCCTACCCCGAATACTATCCCAACCTGGGCATCGGAACCGCCGCCCGGAACACCTCCGACGGCCTGACGCTCTCGGTCACCAATACGGTGAACTACCGCTTCCGCGTCCATGAGGACCATTCGTTCAACTTCCTCGTCGGACAGGAAGGCATCGACTACCACTACGAATCGTTCGGCGTGACCACGCAGGGACAGAACAACGACAAGCTGACCAGCATCACGACCGGAACCCGCGCCACGACGTGGGAGGACGAGCCGGACGACGACTACGGCTTCCTCTCCTTCTTCGGCCGCGGCGAATACAACTACGCGGACCGCTACTACGCCGACTTCTCGCTCCGCGCCGACGCCTCGTCGCGCTTCGGAGCCTCGAACCGCTGGGGCGTATTCTGGTCGGCGGGCTTCATGTGGAACATGCGCAACGAGCGTTTCCTGGAGAACGCCCGCGAATGGCTGACCAACGCCCAGATCACGATTTCGACCGGTACGTCGGGCAACTCCTCGATCCCCAACTACGAGCACCTCGCGCTGGTCAAGGGCGGTCTGGAATACGTGGGGACCGCCGGCATAGCCCCCTACACGCAGGGCAACGAGGAGCTGAGCTGGGAAACCACGTGGACCACGAACCTCGGCCTGCACTTCGGATTCTGGAACCGCCTCACCGCCGATCTGGAGTTCTACCACAAGAAGACGAGCGACATGCTCATGTCCGTCCCGCAGTCGTACACGAACGGCGGCTTCGGATTCCGCTGGGACAACATCGGCGCGATGGTGAACCGCGGCGTCGAGCTGAACCTGACGGGCACGGTCATTTCGACCCGTGACTTCGCCTGGTCGCTCAATGCGAACGTCTCCTACAACCACAACGAAATCACCGAACTTTACAACGGCGTCCGCGAATACGAGATCGCCTCGTCCGACCTGAAGTACGTCGTCGGCCACAGCATCGGCGAGTTCTACATGAACCGCTACGCCGGCGTGAACCCCGCCAACGGCGACGCCCTCTGGTACACGAAGGATGGCAAGCTGACGAACGAGCTCCGCGACGAGGACAAGGTGATGATCGGCAAGAGCTTCATCGCACCCTGGCAGGGCGGCTTCGGCACGAACCTGAGCTGGAAGGGCATCGCGCTCTCGGCCCAGTTCTCCTGGATCGCCGACCGCTGGGTGATGAACAACGACCGCTACTTCGACGAGTCGAACGGCCGCTTCGCCTCCTACAACCAGTCGAAACGGCTGCTCCACCGCTGGAAACAGCCGGGCGACGTCACCGACATTCCGCGCCACGGCGTTTACACCGAATTCGACACGCGGCTGCTCGAAGACGCCTCGTTCCTGCGTCTGAAAAACCTCATGCTCAGCTACACCTTCCCCCGGGAGCTGTTGCGCAAGACGCGTTTCATCAGCGGAGTCAGAATCTATGCACAGGCGCAGAACCTGCTGACCTTCACCAACTTCTCCGGGCTCGACCCCGAGGGCAACGGAAACACTTACGCGGCGGAGTACCCGATGACGCGCCAGTTCACCTTCGGTCTCGACTTAACCTTCTAA
- a CDS encoding class II fructose-bisphosphate aldolase gives MVSYKDLGLVNTREMFAKAIKGGYAVPAFNFNNMEQLQAIIQAAAETKSPVILQVSKGARNYANQTLLRYMAEGAVEYAKELGWAKPQIVLHLDHGDSFELCKSCVDMGFSSVMIDGSALPYDENVALTKKVVEYAHQFDVTVEGELGVLAGVEDEVVAEESHYTKPEEVVDFVTKTGVDSLAISIGTSHGAYKFTPEQCTVDPKTGRLVPPPLAFDVLAAIEKELPGFPIVLHGSSSVPQEEVDTINKYGGALKAAVGIPEEELRKAAKSAVCKINIDSDSRLAMTAAIREVFATKPAEFDPRKYLGPARDNMKKLYIHKIKEVLGSDGKAE, from the coding sequence ATGGTATCGTACAAAGATCTGGGCCTCGTGAACACCCGCGAAATGTTCGCCAAGGCCATCAAGGGCGGTTACGCCGTACCGGCATTCAACTTCAACAACATGGAGCAGCTCCAGGCCATCATCCAGGCTGCCGCCGAGACCAAGTCGCCCGTCATCCTGCAGGTGTCGAAGGGCGCGCGCAACTACGCCAACCAGACCCTGCTGCGCTACATGGCCGAAGGTGCCGTGGAGTACGCCAAGGAGCTGGGCTGGGCAAAGCCCCAGATCGTGCTGCACCTCGACCACGGCGACTCGTTCGAGCTCTGCAAGAGCTGCGTGGACATGGGCTTCTCGTCGGTGATGATCGACGGCTCGGCGCTTCCCTACGATGAGAACGTCGCCCTGACGAAGAAGGTCGTAGAGTACGCCCACCAGTTCGACGTGACGGTAGAGGGCGAGCTGGGCGTGCTGGCCGGCGTCGAGGACGAGGTCGTAGCCGAGGAGAGCCACTACACCAAGCCCGAGGAGGTCGTGGACTTCGTGACCAAGACGGGCGTGGATTCGCTGGCCATCTCGATCGGCACGTCGCACGGCGCCTACAAGTTCACCCCCGAGCAGTGCACCGTGGATCCCAAGACGGGCCGTCTGGTTCCGCCCCCCCTGGCATTCGACGTGCTGGCAGCTATCGAGAAGGAGCTTCCGGGCTTCCCCATCGTGCTCCACGGATCGTCGTCGGTTCCCCAGGAGGAGGTCGATACGATCAACAAGTACGGCGGTGCGCTGAAGGCTGCCGTGGGCATTCCCGAGGAGGAGCTCCGCAAGGCCGCCAAGAGCGCAGTCTGCAAGATCAACATCGACTCCGACTCGCGTCTGGCCATGACGGCCGCCATCCGCGAGGTCTTCGCCACGAAGCCCGCGGAGTTCGACCCCCGCAAGTACCTGGGTCCGGCCCGCGACAACATGAAGAAGCTCTACATCCACAAGATCAAGGAGGTTCTCGGCTCGGACGGCAAGGCCGAGTAA
- a CDS encoding DUF1573 domain-containing protein translates to MQKRTLNVLSTIIIIISAIVIIKSIVSIYKNKTSPSLFIQTEKPNNDPLTEIAFNEELRDAGDLSRDTIIYQNYTIRNIGNNPLIVYNVSPDCNCTDYDLSQRIALPGDSTIVRLTISTKGKQVGMFMLNTVIKVNTNKQFYRLRLIGNVTSGK, encoded by the coding sequence ATGCAAAAACGTACATTAAATGTATTGAGTACTATCATTATAATTATATCGGCAATAGTTATCATCAAATCCATTGTCTCGATTTATAAAAATAAAACGAGTCCATCCCTTTTCATCCAAACAGAAAAGCCCAACAACGACCCATTAACAGAAATAGCTTTCAATGAAGAATTAAGGGACGCGGGAGATCTATCCCGAGATACTATTATATATCAAAACTATACTATCCGAAATATTGGAAATAACCCGTTAATAGTTTATAATGTCAGTCCAGACTGCAACTGTACTGACTACGATCTTTCTCAAAGAATCGCACTTCCTGGAGATAGTACGATAGTTCGTTTGACTATAAGCACTAAAGGGAAACAGGTAGGAATGTTCATGTTGAATACCGTTATTAAAGTAAACACAAATAAACAATTCTATCGGCTCCGATTAATAGGCAATGTTACTTCTGGCAAATAA